The Epilithonimonas zeae genome contains the following window.
GGGTTGGGTAGGAGAGAGCGCTCTGCATCACATTATAGAGTCTATTTTCCATTCATTGAATATCGAGTTGGCTCAAGCTACGGTTACAACTATTTCGGTTGTTTGTAGCTTCTTATTGATTACAGTGATGCACATTGTATTCGGAGAATTGGTTCCGAAATCGATTGCGATTAGAAAATCAGAGTCGACAACACTTTTCATTGCTTATCCTTTGCATTGGTTTTATAACATCTTCAGACCCTTCATTTGGTTGATGAACTCATTATCCAATGCTTTCCTGAAATTAATCAAAATATTTCCAGCCTCGGAACACGATATTCACTCGACGGAGGAATTACAATTATTGGTAAAACAATCTGCTGACAGTGGCGAAATCGAAGAAGAGAATTACGAAATCATAAAAAATGCATTCGATTTTACGGATCATAATGCAAAACAGATTATGATTACGAGGCAGAATATTTCTTCTATCGATATTCAGGATGACCCAGAAGATATTATCAACCAGATTATGGAAAGCGGTTATTCGCGTATTCCGGTTTACGAAGGCTCGATTGATAACATCATCGGGATTTTTTACACCAAAGAAATCATCAGAGAATATATCAAGAGTAAAGGTCAGGTTTCTGAAGAGAGTCTGAGAGGATTTATGCGAGAAGCATTCTTTGTGGTTGGAAGTAAGAAGATTTCTGATTTGCTTAAGGTTTTCCAATTCAAGAAACAGCATTTGGCAATTGTTATTGATGAGTTTGGAGGAACGGAAGGAATCATTACGCTTGAAGATATCTTAGAAGAATTGGTTGGAGAAATCCAGGATGAGGAAGATGAGGAAGAAAAAATTGTAGATAAAGTTGGTGAAAATATCTATTGGATAAAAGCGACTCAGCCTTTGGATGAGATTAATGAGAAATTACCAAGAAAAATTCCGCTTTCTGAAGAAGGAGAATATAATACGTTAGCAGGTTTTATTTTGAACGAATTACAGGATATCCCGGAAGAGAATCAGGAATTCGATTATGAAAATTATCATTTCAAGATTCTTAAAATGCAGAATAAAAGTGTGGAGTTGGTAGAACTTCTTTACAACAAACCTTTCGTAGAAGATTTGACAGACGA
Protein-coding sequences here:
- a CDS encoding hemolysin family protein — protein: MDPDSLVKLLIALFLVLLNGFFVAAEFSIVKVRYSQIQLKAAEGNAVAKQAENIIKNLDAYLSATQLGITLASLALGWVGESALHHIIESIFHSLNIELAQATVTTISVVCSFLLITVMHIVFGELVPKSIAIRKSESTTLFIAYPLHWFYNIFRPFIWLMNSLSNAFLKLIKIFPASEHDIHSTEELQLLVKQSADSGEIEEENYEIIKNAFDFTDHNAKQIMITRQNISSIDIQDDPEDIINQIMESGYSRIPVYEGSIDNIIGIFYTKEIIREYIKSKGQVSEESLRGFMREAFFVVGSKKISDLLKVFQFKKQHLAIVIDEFGGTEGIITLEDILEELVGEIQDEEDEEEKIVDKVGENIYWIKATQPLDEINEKLPRKIPLSEEGEYNTLAGFILNELQDIPEENQEFDYENYHFKILKMQNKSVELVELLYNKPFVEDLTDEIIE